The window CACTGGCAACGACCATATCGATGATCAAAAATGGAATGAATAACATAAATCCAATTTGAAAAGCTGTTTTTAATTCACTCAGAATGAAGGCTGGCATTACGAGCAAGAAGTCTAGGTCATCAACATTGTCTGGTGTCGGTTCATCAGCAATCCGTAATATTTGTTCTAAATCGGTTTCTCGGGTCTGCTGTAGCATAAACTGACGCAATGGCTGTTCAGCAACTTTAGCGGCCTCGAACATCGTCATTTCACCTTTCTGGTAAGGTACAACGGCATTGTCGTGAATGTCGTAGATCACTGGTCGCATAATAAACAGTGATAATGTCAGTGCAATGCCAACCAATACTCGGTTCGGGGGGCTTTGCTGTAAGCCCATCGCTTGGCGCAAGATACCGAGCACAATGATGATGCGGGTAAAACTGGTCGTCATCAGTAACATCGCAGGCAAAAATGCCAGCGCGGTCATAAGCAGGAATATTTGCAGTTTGACGCTATATTCCTCTTGGCCGTTAGGCCCATTGATGGTCAAAAGAGGGAGATCTTGTGCAAAAGCTGGGTGACTAAATAACAGAAGTGTCAGCAATATTCCGAGTAAGCGCATTACTTGGTTAAACCTTTTAGCATGTCGTTATCATCAACAACACTTACTAAGCGCAGGCCGTATTTATTGTTCACAATAACGACTTCAGCGTGGCCGAGTAGGGTACCATTCACTTTGACATCCATGGCTTCACCACTGATTTTATCTAACTCGATAACTGTTCCTAAACCGATATTCATCAAATCACCCACCATTAACTCGGTACTGGCGACTTCAAGTGTCAGGTTAACCGGAATATTGCGAATGAAGTTCATGTCTTGTGATGATGTGGCTTCGGGGGCCTGGACTTGGCCCAAAGTACCTAAATCCAGATCATCCAGGTCAAGACTCAAATCATTATTTTTTTCAGACATATTGGTTCTTCCTACTGCTTGATAATGCTTTGAATTTGAAGCACTAAACTTGCGTTGTGTTCGGCAATCCGTGCTGTAAATAGCGATGTTTTTCCAGCCCTTACTGTGACTTCACTGGGCAGTTCCACGGGAATAATATCGCCTGTCTTTAAATCCATGACTTTTCCCAGAGCTAAACTACGTTCACATAACGTGGTGGTTAATCGCATTGGGGTTTGACAAATTTTGGTTTGGATCTTTGCTTGAAGCTCCGGGTCTGTTTCTATGTCAGCAGCTTTACATTGTTGATCGCGTAAAAAATCTAACCCGGCAAAGGGTAAGGCGATCTCAAACCAGCCTTTATGACCGCAAACATCAATCGTAAAACGACAAACCTGATACAACTGATTATTTTGCATTGGGTTGCCAAGTCGAAGCGTATTCTTTTCGGTCAAGTGGTTATGCCAGCTGGTAATGCTGTGCCAACCATGTGCAAATTGTTCCAGTGCCAGATTGAAAAAGCGCTCAACTAGGCGTAATTCAGTATCACTCATATCATTGTTGCGGCGGATGTTATTACCGTTGCCGCCAAAAAACAGATCAACCATGAAAAACAACAACTCGCCATCAATTGAGACGGTGCCATGTAAATCATGCGGGCTAACCGTAAACTCACGATATAAACAGGGTTTTTTAAGCTGCTGTAAGTAGTCTTGTAATTTTAAGGTGTCTTGTTGATCAAAACTAAACTCGACAGGGTGACGCAAAAGGTGATGAAAAGACTGTCGTGCAGAACGTTCAAATTGCTTGCAAACATTGTCGATGATCGCTTGTAATGCACCAATACGGTGTTCAGGACTTGCGAGATCAAAATCACGGACCTCTGTCTGATCAAGGTTTGAAATGATTTTGCTCTTTTTCATCATGACCTTATTTTAAATAATGAGTTTAAATAATAAAAATATGGAATCAGCATCACACGAAACCTATGGCTATTATTAACTGTATACAATTTTTAATTGAGTGTAATTCAACTTATGTAATCGTAAATAATGATAAATAATGATAAATAATATAACTATATTAATAGCGTTATTTAGAATTGTCGTGGTTGTTAATTGTTTTGTTTAATTTTTATGCTTTTGTGAAAAAAGACATTGTCTAAAAAACAAGAAAATATGTAACTGATTACTAATATAATTCATTTAAGCCACATGATGCGGGCGAGACTACCTTTTGACCACTAGGTTTGTCAATCCAAATGTGCCATTACATAAACCGTCAAAATATTATCATATTTCACTATATATCCATCTCATTATATTGACGCTTGACATATTGTTATGGATGGTTTCTTATTCAGCTAAATAATAAGAGTGAAAAAGCCGTACTATTAGCAATTAACAATATTAACAATACTGGCAATAATGGCAATTGCACCCCCTATTTTGTATGTTTTTTATTCT is drawn from Photobacterium profundum SS9 and contains these coding sequences:
- the fliP gene encoding flagellar type III secretion system pore protein FliP (The bacterial flagellar biogenesis protein FliP forms a type III secretion system (T3SS)-type pore required for flagellar assembly.); protein product: MRLLGILLTLLLFSHPAFAQDLPLLTINGPNGQEEYSVKLQIFLLMTALAFLPAMLLMTTSFTRIIIVLGILRQAMGLQQSPPNRVLVGIALTLSLFIMRPVIYDIHDNAVVPYQKGEMTMFEAAKVAEQPLRQFMLQQTRETDLEQILRIADEPTPDNVDDLDFLLVMPAFILSELKTAFQIGFMLFIPFLIIDMVVASVLMAMGMMMLSPLIISLPFKLMVFVMVDGWSMTVGTLSASFG
- the fliN gene encoding flagellar motor switch protein FliN, whose amino-acid sequence is MSEKNNDLSLDLDDLDLGTLGQVQAPEATSSQDMNFIRNIPVNLTLEVASTELMVGDLMNIGLGTVIELDKISGEAMDVKVNGTLLGHAEVVIVNNKYGLRLVSVVDDNDMLKGLTK
- a CDS encoding FliM/FliN family flagellar motor switch protein, with translation MMKKSKIISNLDQTEVRDFDLASPEHRIGALQAIIDNVCKQFERSARQSFHHLLRHPVEFSFDQQDTLKLQDYLQQLKKPCLYREFTVSPHDLHGTVSIDGELLFFMVDLFFGGNGNNIRRNNDMSDTELRLVERFFNLALEQFAHGWHSITSWHNHLTEKNTLRLGNPMQNNQLYQVCRFTIDVCGHKGWFEIALPFAGLDFLRDQQCKAADIETDPELQAKIQTKICQTPMRLTTTLCERSLALGKVMDLKTGDIIPVELPSEVTVRAGKTSLFTARIAEHNASLVLQIQSIIKQ